The following are encoded together in the Poseidonibacter lekithochrous genome:
- a CDS encoding AraC family transcriptional regulator has translation MYKYIDTNITLDELSKLNHISKYHYHRIFKEETGDNFSDTLTSIRLQKAANLLISNRLSTITEISINCGYTSHSSFIKAFKKRFHYTPSQWRKGSYKEYTKQLLDEKDIKPLNLEATIKVNEEIHCAYIRHKGYNKNIKYTWERLRAFAYELNISNFDEIGLHHDNPSITPLEECRYVAAISIPKDIEIKNRISTFTIPKSLCAVFKYTGKYGDIINLIRYIHHEWIEDKGYEITTLPSYVKYIKNHFIDNDEFEIEINIPIKVI, from the coding sequence TTACACTAGACGAACTATCAAAATTAAATCATATATCAAAATATCATTATCATAGAATTTTTAAAGAAGAAACAGGTGATAATTTCTCAGATACTCTAACTTCAATTAGATTACAAAAAGCAGCAAATTTATTAATCTCTAATAGATTATCTACAATTACAGAGATTTCAATAAATTGTGGTTATACATCTCATTCCTCATTTATAAAAGCTTTTAAAAAAAGATTTCACTATACTCCAAGTCAATGGAGAAAAGGTTCATATAAAGAATATACAAAACAATTACTAGATGAAAAAGATATAAAACCTTTAAATTTAGAAGCAACAATAAAAGTAAATGAAGAAATCCACTGTGCATATATAAGACACAAAGGGTATAACAAAAATATCAAATATACATGGGAAAGATTAAGAGCCTTTGCATATGAGTTAAATATTAGTAACTTTGACGAAATTGGATTACATCATGATAACCCAAGTATAACACCTTTAGAAGAGTGTAGATATGTTGCAGCAATAAGTATTCCAAAAGATATAGAAATAAAAAATAGGATTTCAACTTTTACTATTCCAAAATCATTATGTGCTGTGTTTAAATATACAGGTAAATATGGAGATATAATTAATCTAATTAGATATATTCACCATGAATGGATAGAAGACAAAGGTTATGAGATTACAACACTACCTAGTTATGTAAAATATATAAAAAATCATTTTATAGATAATGATGAATTTGAAATAGAAATAAATATCCCAATAAAAGTAATATAA
- a CDS encoding DMT family transporter, with product MNIKNKLITNGYVFALLATILWSGNFIVARDIRDIVDPFSLSFYRWFLATIILLPFAIVPLIKNIVIVKRHFIYLSIVSILGVSLFNTLIYIASHTSSALNLSIISITFPIIVIIISRAIFKEHIGINKFTGILIVLAGVLLLITRGDISVLVNISFNIGDLWVLLAAISFAVYSILLRYKPKSLSMITFQLITFILGTMYLTPLYLMEFDTRIINEPTVTNTISILYIAICSSLLAFIFWNKSIELLGATKAGMIYYTLPIFTGSLAFIFLDEIISYVHLFSILLIFIGIYITNKNKKEIL from the coding sequence ATGAATATAAAAAATAAATTAATCACAAATGGCTATGTATTTGCATTATTAGCAACAATTCTTTGGTCTGGCAATTTTATTGTAGCAAGGGATATAAGAGATATTGTTGATCCCTTCAGTTTATCGTTTTACAGATGGTTTCTTGCAACTATAATTTTATTACCTTTTGCAATAGTACCTTTAATAAAAAATATTGTTATAGTTAAAAGACATTTTATCTATTTAAGTATTGTGTCAATACTAGGTGTTAGTTTATTTAATACACTTATTTATATAGCTTCACACACAAGCTCAGCACTAAACCTCTCAATTATATCCATAACTTTCCCAATTATTGTAATCATAATATCTAGAGCCATATTTAAAGAGCATATAGGTATAAACAAGTTTACTGGAATATTAATAGTATTAGCAGGAGTTTTATTACTTATAACAAGAGGTGATATTTCAGTATTAGTAAATATATCATTCAATATAGGAGATCTATGGGTTTTATTAGCAGCTATATCCTTTGCCGTATATAGTATTTTATTAAGATATAAACCAAAAAGTTTATCAATGATTACTTTCCAATTAATTACTTTTATATTAGGAACAATGTACTTAACACCATTATATTTAATGGAGTTTGATACAAGAATAATAAATGAGCCAACAGTAACTAATACAATTTCTATATTATATATTGCAATATGTTCATCTTTGTTAGCCTTTATTTTTTGGAATAAATCAATAGAATTATTAGGTGCAACAAAAGCTGGAATGATTTATTACACATTACCTATTTTTACTGGATCTTTAGCATTTATTTTTTTAGATGAAATAATAAGTTATGTACACTTATTTAGTATATTGCTAATATTCATAGGAATATATATAACAAATAAAAATAAAAAAGAAATATTATGA
- a CDS encoding cytochrome C, with protein sequence MKSLFILILLINILNANYQELLFNGNCITCHNTNNNNKSAPTIIEIQNKYKEAFPNKKDFIYYMSTWVYKPNEINSIMKDSIELYNLMPNLAYDKTTLEDISEYIYNKDFNKK encoded by the coding sequence ATGAAATCATTATTTATACTAATACTATTAATCAATATATTAAATGCAAACTATCAAGAATTACTTTTCAATGGTAACTGTATTACCTGCCATAATACTAATAACAATAATAAATCAGCACCCACTATAATAGAAATACAAAATAAATATAAAGAAGCCTTTCCAAATAAAAAAGACTTTATATATTATATGAGTACATGGGTATATAAGCCAAACGAAATAAACTCTATAATGAAAGACTCTATAGAATTATATAACTTAATGCCAAACCTAGCATATGATAAGACAACTCTAGAAGATATATCAGAATACATATATAATAAAGACTTTAATAAAAAATAA